The region GGTTCTGTAGTCTTTATGTTTGACCATACTTGTAATTTTAGAATTAATGCAGAAGGATTAGATCCTGAAGAATTAGAATTAGAATTAATTGATTTTGGTGCTGAAGAAGTTTTTGCAGACGAAGACGGTATTTTAATTTACGCCCCTTTTGAAAGTTTTGGAGCTATACAATCTGAATTAGAGTCTAGAGAGATTGAAATTTTATCTTCAGGTTTTGAACGTATACCTCAAGTAACTAAAGAACTTACTGCTGAAGAAGCTGCTGATGTAGAAAAACTTTTAGAAAAGATTGAAGAAGACGACGATGTACAAAACGTATATCATACCATGAAAGAATCTGAAGAGTAAACAGTTGTATATCAAGTATTAAAAGAGGACTTTAGCTCCTCTTTTTTTTTGATTTTAATCTTTATTATTTATAATAATAGCGAATAAAGAATTTAAACCTATAAATAAGTGAGATTGGTTTTGTAAATTTGACCACTTAAATTATTCATTTATCTACAATAATCATATGCCTTACATTAAGCGTATAGAAGCAGAATTATCTGTATTACAGCACGAACTTCGTCATCATAAACTATATAATGTTCTTAAAACTACAGAAGATGTAAAACTCTTTACAGAAAACCATGTATATACGACTTGGGATTCCATGTCTTTATTAAAAACCTTAGAATTACAATTTACAACATATAAATTGCCATGGGTACCAAATAAAAACCCTGAAATTTTTAAATTTATAAATCAAATAGTAGCTAGCGAAGAAAGTGATGTAAATGAATTAGGAGAAGTAAAAAGTCATTTTGAGATGTATGTAGACTGCATGGATGAGATTGGTGCTAATACAACATTAATAACAACCTTTATAGAGCTTATAGAAAATAATATAGATGTAAACAAAGCAGCCAATTTAGTTTACATTCCTGAATTTATTAAAGATTTTATAGCTTTTACATTTGATATTATTAAAACAGAAAAACCACATTTAATGGCTTCTGTATTTATTTTTGGTAGAGAAGATATTATTTCTGAAAAAGTTTTAAATGTTGTAAAAAATCTAGAAACAGATAAAACACCTTGTACTAAACTTGCGTATTTATTAAATAGATATTTGTTCTTAATTAAAGAAGATCAGCGTGCTTTATCTTACAAAATGCTAACTGAATTATGTGGTGAAGATCAAGAAAAGTGGGATGAAGTTCTAAGTGTAGCTAAAGAAGCTTTAAAACATAGAAAAATTTTATGGGATAATATTTATGATATTATTCTTGAAAACAAAGAAAATCAGTAACTCGGTTTTACTATTGATTTTGCTAACCTATTAATTATTTCCTAAAACCCTTTAAATAATGAATTGGATTACACTTGTGATTGCAGGTTTATTTGAAGTTGGTTTTGCCGCCTGTTTGGCAAAAGCAAAATATGCTGAAGGTAGTATTGCCACCTATTGGTATATTGGTTTTTTACTATGTTTAATGTGTAGTATGTTATTATTAATAAAAGCAACAGAAACTCTACCCATAGGCACTGCATATGCTGTTTGGACTGGGATAGGTGCTGTTGGAACTGTTTTAGTTGGTATTTTTATCTTTAAAGAACCAGCAGATTTTTGGCGTATATTTTTTATAGCTACATTAATCATTTCAATTATAGGATTAAAATTTGTATCCCATCATTAATCATTATTAAAACTATATTCTGGAACTTTACCAACAACATCTTTAAAAAAAGCATGCATAAATTTGAAATCTGCTTCCATATTGTCTGTTGGATAAAATGGCTCTGATATTTTATTTTGTTTTTTACCAAAATCAAAAGTTACCATAACTATAGGTACATTAGCTTCTTTTGCAATGTAATAAAATCCGGTTTTCCAAACATCAACCTTTTTACGCGTGCCTTCTGGAGCTAAACTTAATCTTAATTCCTCATGAGTATCAAACAACTTCGCAATAGTTTGTACTTTGTTCTGTCCTGGAGTACGGTCTAAAGACACTCCTCCAACTTGCCTAAGATACCATCCTAAAACACCTTTAAAAAGCTCTTTTTTACCAATAAAATTTATAGGTGTATTTTTAATTTTTCTGAGTAATAACCCAATATAAAAGTCGTGCCAACTAGTATGTGGCACAGCGATTATCATATATTTTTTTAAATCGGCAGGAAAATCTCCTATAATTTTCCATTTCAATAATTTAAAATAAATAAACGAATACAGAGATTTCATCATAACTTTACGTGCGCTTTATACAATTACATAATTTCATAAATAGAACGCAACTTTTCTCTTGTTATGGTTTTATTCCAATTTTTACCTAAAGCATTTTCCCATAATGGCACCATGCTTAAGGCTACATCAATCATAATATTAAATTCTTTATCACTTAAATCCTTGCATAATCCTTGAGGTAAGTCAATATTAAATTTTGATTTCATTGCTTTAAATTCCTTGACGCCTTCTGGATAAAATTCTTCTAGACGATCAAAAACAATACAGTTACCAATCCCATGTTTTGTTCCTAATAAATAAGATAACCCATAACTCATGGCATGAGCAATTCCTACTTGAGAATAGGCTATACTCATTCCACCATGCCAAGATGCCATCATTAATTTATCTTGAGCCGCTTGTGTGTTTAAATGATCTCCTAAAAAAACCTCTCGGCACAATTCAAGAGCCTTTTCACCATAACTCTGACTAAAGGCATTTAAATATGTACCATTTAAAGATTCTATACAATGAATATAACAATCCATACCCGTAAAAAACCATTGCGGTGTGGGTACATTATCTATTAACTCTGGATCTAATACAACCTGATCAAAAGGGGTATAATCTGAATTTATTCCTAATTTTTTTTCTGGTCCTGTGAGTACCGCTGTTCTAGATACTTCTGCTCCAGTTCCAGATATTGTTGGAATACCAACATGATATATAGCCGGATTTTTAACTAAATCCCACCCCTGATAATCCTGAGCTTCTCCTTCATTAGTTAGCATAATAGACACTGCTTTAGACAAATCTAAAAGCGTACCACCGCCAATACCAATAATACCAGAAGGCCTATCTTTAAATTTTAATATAATATATTCTACTAAAGCATCTACTTGACATGTTTTAGGCTCTTCTTTTGCTGAAATAAATATAACTTCATCTTCGTAAGCCAAAGGTATTCTAGATGTTATTTTATCATTGCCTTGAAACACTTCGTCTACTAAAAATATAAATGGTGCATTTACATTTAAACGTTTTAAAAGTAATATTTCTTCTAATTGATTAAAACTACCTCGTCCAAATACAACTTTAGACACCATCGGAAAATTCTTGAAATTCATTTTAATTTGGATAATAACGTTGTGTTCTATACTTATTTAAAAAACGGTAACAAATCTGTTATGTTTTGTACTGTTCTGTAAGATTTGCCTTTAATATCTTGATCTGATACTTGCTCGTGTACCCAAGTGGTATGAAAAGGAATATGTATGGCTTGCGCATTTATGTGAATTAATGGTAAAATATCAGACTTTAAAGAGTTTCCTACCATTAAAAATTCTTCTGGGCTCACTTTTAAATGATTTAATAAATTAGAATAGTTTTCTTCTTTTTTATCACTTACCACTTCTATATGATGAAAATAATCTAACAATCCAGATTGTTTTAATTTACGTTCCTGATCTAATAAATCGCCTTTAGTTATCACAATTAAACGGTGCGTTTTAGAGAGTGTTTCAAGAACAGTTTCTACACCTTCTATTAACTCTACAGGCTTATTAATCATATCCTTTCCTATATCTAATATGGCTTTAATTGTACTATTAGATACTGTGTTATTAGATAGTTCTAGAGCCATCTCTACCATAGATAATACAAAGCCTTTTATACCATAACCATAAATAGGCAGATTTTGTAGTTCCATTTTAAATAACTCTTGATCAATTTTATTTATCGTTTCAAATTGAGAGAGTAATTTACCAAACTCTACTTCTGCTTCTCTAAAATAGGTTTCGTTAACCCAAAGGGTATCATCGGCATCAAAGCCAATAACTTTAATTTTACTATAGTCTATTTCCATATTTTTTTAGCACGTTCTAGATCTTCTGGAGTATCTATTTCTACACCTTGCACATCTGTTTCAACCATTTTAATACGTTTACCATACTCTAAATAACGAATGCATTCTATTTTTTCAGAAGCTTCTAATGGCTTCATTGGTAAGGTGTAAAAGTCTAAAATGGCATCTTTCCTAAAAGCATAAACTCCTTTGTGTTTAAAATATTTTACAGCTACAGATTTATCTCGGGGATAAGGAATTGGACTGCGTGAAAAATACAATGCAAAATTGAAGTTGTCTACAATAACTTTAACTGTATTGGGATTATTAATTTCATCCTGATCTGTAATATGCACCATTAAAGATGCTAAATCAATTTGCTTTTCGGGATCATTTTTAAAAGCTTCTATTAATTTACTCAACGATTCTACATCTGTAAAAGGCTCATCTCCTTGAACATTTACTACAATATCCACATCTAAATCAGCTACTGCTTCTGCAATTCTATCACTTCCACATTCATGCTCTTTAATGCTCATCATTGCTTTACCTCCATTATTTACAATTTCATTATAAATAATTTCACTATCGGTAACTACAATAACATCGTCAAACAATTGTGTAGCAACAGTGGCTTCATATGTACGTAAAATCACTGTTTTACCACCTAAATCTTGCATTAATTTACCCGGAAATCGAGACGCACTATAACGTGCTGGAATCATTGAAATTATTTTCATAAAAAAAAGCTAAATCTTGTTCAAAAATAGGACTTTTAAAACAGATTTATGCTATACGTTCTTACTAATCTTTTTTATACTTTAAAATATTTTAAAACTTATCTTTTTTTATATTTTTAAAAGTTTCTCGTAACTATTTCATTTTTTTGTATCTTGAATTATTAACTTTAAACAAGAAACATGTCTGGTATTTTAGATTTATTAAACAGTGATTTAGGAAAAAGTGTTGTAAGTGGTCTTGCAGGACAAACGGGTCAGGATTCTAGCAAAACTAGCGACCTACTTACAATGGCATTACCTGTACTTACACAAGCAATGACAAGGAATGCTCAAGCATCACCAGAGGGTGCAGATAGCTTATTAAATGCGCTTAGTGGTAAACACGATGGTAGTATTTTAGACAATTTAGAAGGATTTTTTAATGGTGGTGTAGATGAAAGTGAAGTTGCTGATGGTGGTAATATTTTAAATCACGTTTTAGGAGACAAACAACAAAACGTAGAGTTAGCTTTAAGTCAGAAATCAGGAATAGATGCAAGTACTGTTTCTCAAATATTGAAAATGGCTACTCCTTTATTAATGGGATATTTAGCTAAACAAAAAAATGAAAATAATGTATCTAATTCTAGCGATCTAGGTAGTATGCTTGGCGGGCTCGTACAAGGAAATTCTGCGCAAGGTGAACAAAGTTTTATAGAATCTATGTTAGATGCAGATGGCGATGGAAGTATTGTTGATGATGTTGCTGGAATGTTTTTAGACTCAAACAGCAGTAAAAATAATGGTGGCGGAATTGCAGGTATGTTAGGTGATTTAATGAAATAACTATAATGCATATAAAATTAAAAAAGCCAAGCCTATAAGCTTGGCTTTTTTTTCTAAATATCTTTTTAAAGCCAACAAAATAATGTATATTAAATATATACATCTATTTATTATGAAAAATATATTTTACATCTTACTTATTACAATATGTTGTATTGGCTGTAATACTAGTAAAAAAAACATACAAAAGGCGACCAATAGCGAAACGCTTAATTTAACAAAAAACGATACTGTAAGGATAGAGAATGATAGTTTAGAATATGAAATTATAATCATTGAACCTGGCTTTAACAGTTGGTTAAAAAGTACTGCTAAACCTGAAGGTTATTATACGCAACAGTATTTAGAGACTAAAAACTATATGCTGGTAACGGAGTGGAATAATAGAGTTTCTAATCCACAACGATTTGATCCAAACTTATACGAATTACGCATAGATTACAGACCAAATATAGATTATGGCTACGAAGTAAATTATAAAATGTACAATTACTTTATTTATTTCCAGTTAAAATACAAACAAAGATTGTCTAGTTCTATTCCTAGAATTTAATTTATATTTGCAGTTGTAAATATTTATGAAAAAATTTAAACAACATTGGGAAATCACTAAAAATAGGCAACTCTTGTTTCCTGTATTTGGGATTTTAATACTTATATATAGTGCTTTTAAAATTGGGCGTTCATTTATAGGGAACGACCAAATTCTTCTGCTTATCTTATCAACAGCAATTCTAACATTTTTGCTTTTAAAAGTTTTTCTATTTTTATTTAAGAAACTCGAAGATAAATGGGTTTTAAATTACAGATGGGAAATAATTAGAGTGTTTATGGTCTTTGCAGTAACAGGATCGTCTTCTGTTTTTGTTGGTAGACCAATTATTACTTGGTTAGGAATTACTAAAGATAATTTAAACCCTGTTTTATATTGGACTTTATATATATTGGTAGGTATTATATTTTATCAAATCTTACTTGTATTCTTTGGTTGGCTATTTGGTCAATTTGAATTTTTCTGGAAGTTTGAAAAGAAAATGTTACGTCGTTTTGGTTTTAAACGCTTCGTAGATTAATTGAAACATTTTCCCAACTTTATATAGAGAGTAACGACCTCTGCTTAACTACAAGCTTTAATTTAAAAACTAAAAAAGCCTCTTAAGTAAGAGACTTTTTAGATTTTATTTTTATAGTTTCTGTGGTAGGTGTACTAAAAACATAAGTGTAAATCCACATTAAAGTAAATGTTGGTATAATATCTAACCCAGGCATGGCTTCTTCTAAAAATGAAATTCCTGCAGCAATTTTACCTTGTTGTCCACGATAAAGTTTAGTCATAATCCAAGCCGATGCTGGAGCCCAAATAATATCTGAAAATTCTCCTATTCCTGGAATTGCAAAACTAACATAACCTACAGCATCTAACAGTAAACATAACGCTAGTTTTTTATAATTTTTAGTCTTTGGCATATTTGTGTTTTTAGTTATAAAATACTAATAGCAAGAAACATACCAAAATTTTGTTACGACAAATCTTGACTAATTAGTTTTAGAAATTCGTTTCTAGTTTCAATTTTTTCAAATTGCCCTCTAAAACCAGAAGTTGTAGTTACAGAATTTTGTTTTTGTACACCGCGCATCATCATACACATATGGCTTGCTTCTATTACAACAGCTACACCTTGAGGCTTTAAAGTATCGTTTATACAATCTAAAATTTGTTTAGTTAAACGTTCTTGAACCTGTAATCGTCTAGCAAAAACATCTACAATTCGCGGTAATTTACTTAACCCTACAATATGTCCATTTGGGATATAAGCAATATGTGCTTTCCCAAAAAAAGGTAATAAATGGTGCTCACAAAGTGAGTACAACTCTATATTTTTAACGATAACCATCTCGTTATATGCTTCTTCAAACATAGCGCCTTTTAATATTTCTGCAGCATCTAAATCATAACCCTGGGTTAAAAATTGCATAGCTTTAGACGCACGTTCAGGAGTTTTTTGCAAACCTTCGCGACTTACATCTTCTCCTATATTATTAATAATATTTTTATACTGAGATTTAATCTCATCGGTAATTTCTAAATTGTATTCTTCGTAATGCTTATAAGACATAATGTGTCTGTTTTTTTATAACGCCAAAGATAAAGATTTTAAATTCAATCAAATCGAATATATTAGTTACAGCTAGTATAATAGCATCTCATGTGAATATCATCTATTATTTTGATTAGCATCAATATCGATTTAATTTTGTGAGATTACTATTAAAGTATTACTTTACCCTCTTAATTACAATGCATGATTCAAGCTAAAAACATTCATAAATATTACGACGATTTTCATGTTTTAAAAGGTGTAAATCTTCATATAAAAAAAGGAGAAATCGTATCTATTGTTGGAGCTTCTGGAGCAGGAAAAACTACACTTCTCCAAATACTAGGAACATTAGATTCACCTTCAAAAAAAGACCAATCTGAACTCATTATTAATGGTATAGATATACAACGTTTAAAGGAAAAGGGGTTGGCTCAATTTAGAAATGAACATATTGGTTTTATATTTCAGTTTCATCAATTACTACCCGAATTTACAGCTTTAGAGAATGTGTGTATCCCCGCATATATAAAAGGGACTAATACTAAAGAAGCAGAACCTCGTGCCAAGGAACTTTTAGATTTTTTAGGCTTATCCCACCGGTATCACCATAAACCAAATGAACTCTCTGGAGGAGAGCAACAGCGTGTTGCTGTAGCTCGGGCTTTAATTAATAATCCAAGCTTAATCTTTGCCGATGAACCTTCAGGAAACTTAGATAGTGAGTCTGCAGAACAATTACACAATTTATTTTTTAAATTACGGGAACAATTTGGACAAACATTTGTAATTGTTACTCATAATGAAGAGTTAGCCGATTTAGCCGATAGAAAACTAGTAATGGTAGATGGAAATATTACAATCTAAAGTAGAGACTTATACTGAAATTTTAAAACGGTATATTGCCTTTTTAAGGCAGCCGGAACTTAAAGAAGACAAACTACTGTTTTATGGATTCTCTAAAATAAATGTATTTATTACAGCTTTGGGTTGTGCGTTTATCCTTAATTTTGGTTTTACCATTATCTTTTCAATACTTGAAACTTTAAAATTGGTAAACTTAGACAACCACGCCTCGACAAAACTTTTTGAAGACTTCCCGCCTTACGCCATTTTTATTCTAGGAGTAATTGCAGCTCCTATTTTAGAAGAGTTATTTTTTAGAGGGCCTTTAACCTTATTCCATACTAAACATTATAAATATGTGTTTTATTTTTTTGCTTTAGCTTTTGGTTTTGTACACATTACCAATTTTGATATCACACAAAATGTTTTATTATTATCCCCAATACTTGTGGCTCCGCAAATTATAATTGGCTTGTTTTTAGGTGTAATTCGTTTACAATATGGCCTTATATATTCAATGCTATTTCATGCCATTTATAATGGTATAATAATTGTTCCTGCTTTATTATTCCTTACATAATAATGACTAAAAAAGAACTTAAAGATTTTCTAGACACAAAAGTTTTAGAATACAATAATCCTAAATTTATTGACAGCGATCCAATACAAATTCCGCATTTATTTACCGTTAAAGAAGATATCGAAATTTCTGCTTTTCTAACTGCAACCATTTCTTGGGGAAATAGAAAAAGTATTATTAAGAATGCTACCCAAATGATGGAATTACTAGATCAGGCGCCGTATGATTTTGTAATGCACCATTCTGACAAAGATTTAGAAGCTCTAAAATTATTTGTTCACCGTACTTTTAATGGCGACGATTTTGTACAATTTATAAAAAGTATAAAACATATCTATACCCAACATAACGGATTAGAATCGCTCTTTGCAAAACATGCAGAATCCAATACTTTACAACCCACTATACATCAATTTAAAAAGATCTTTTTTGAAAACGAGCATTTGCAACGCACACAAAAACACATTAGCGATCCATATAAAAACTCTGCAGCTAAACGTATTAACATGTTTTTACGTTGGATGGTAAGAAACGATAATACAGGAGTAGATTTTGGTATATGGAAACAACTAAACCCCTCACAATTATCTTGTCCGTTAGATGTACATTCTGGTAATGTTGCTAGAAAATTAGGTCTACTTAATAGAAAACAAAACGACGGAAAAGCCTTATTTGAATTAGATACAGCGTTACGTAAATTAGACAAAACAGATCCTGTAAAATACGATTTTGCACTTTTTGGATTAGGTGTTTTTGAAGGTTTTTAAGTTCTATTTGCTATATTTATAACATCATTTCCCCTAATATTTTATAATTTTTTTAATATGAAACACTACTCCTTTTTATTTTTTATGCTCTTTACCACATATGCTTTTTCACAAGCCTTGAGCATTCCAACAGATACTATGGTTGTAACCACACACACTACAACTATTAAAAACAAAAGTATATCGTATACAGCTACAACAGGAACTCAACCTGTTTGGGATAAAAAAGGGAACCCGATTGCAGCTTTATACTACACTTATTATGAACGCAATAATATAAAAGACAAAGCAAACAGACCTTTAGTAATCTCTTTTAATGGAGGTCCGGGTTCTGCTTCTGTTTGGATGCATATCGCTTATACAGGTCCTAAAGTTTTAAATATAGATGATGAAGGTTACCCTATTCAACCTTATGGTGTTAAAGACAACCCCAATTCCATTTTAGACATTGCAGATATTGTATACGTTAATCCCGTTAATACTGGGTATTCTAGGATGATTCCCGATAAAGAAGGAAAACTTCCCGAACGCGATACTTTTTTTGGGATTAATGCAGATATTAAATATTTAGCCGAATGGATTAACACTTTTGTAACTAGAAAAAATCGTTGGGAATCTCCTAAATATATTATTGGAGAAAGTTACGGAGGTACGCGAGTTATGGGATTAGCCAAAGAATTACAATCCAAACAATGGATGTATTTAAACGGAGTAATTATGGTTTCTCCTGCAGATTATAAATTATATAGTACAGGACAACCTATATACTCTGCTTTAAACTTACCTTATTTTACAGCAACTGCTTGGTACCATAAAGTATTATCACCTGAATTACAGAAACAAGATTTATTAGACATACTTCCCGAAGTAGAAGATTATACAATAAATAAATATATGCCAGCCATTGCTAAAGGCGGATTTATTTCGGAAGCAGAGAAACAAGATGTTGCTAAAAAAGTTGCTTTTTATTCTGGTTTATCAGAAAAAGAAATTCTACAAAGCAATTTAGAAGTTCCTACTAAATATTTTTGGAAATCATTACTCCGCGATAAAACGGGACAAACAATTGGCCGATTAGATTCTAGATACTTGGGTATTGATAAAACTGATACAGGGACTTCACCAGATTATAATGCTGAAATCAGTTCTTGGTCACACTCCTTTGCGCCTGCTATAAATTATTACATTAGAGAGGAATTAAATTTTAAAACAGATTTAAAATATAATATGTTTGGTAATGTTCATCCTTGGGACCGATCGGATAATAATGTAAGAGAAGAATTAAGAGAAGCCTTAGCTGAAAATCCATATTTAAAAGTATTAGTTCAATCTGGATATTATGATGGTGCTACAACATATTTTGCAGCTAAATATACCGTCGGGCAAATTGATCCTAGCGGAAAATTAAAAGATCGCTTTTCAATTAAAGGTTACAGAAGTGGACATATGATGTATTTAAGAAAAGACGATTTAATTTCTGCAAACGATGATATCCGAGAATTCATAAAAAGTGCATCTAGTAACGGAAAAGCTGCAAAATATACTAAAGAATAGGTTTTTATAAATTCACATAACAATTAAAGTATTTGGTTTTATAACCAGATACTTTTTTTTATCAAAGTAGAATATTATAATAAGCTACACTTTATAATAGACATGATATAATACCTTTAAATTACACTTTATTAGAAAACAAAACTCTTGATATTTTATTACAAAATCACCAACAAGTTTTAAACTAAAAAATCCAGCTAAAAAGCTGGATTTTTTAATTCGGTATTATATATAAATATTACTTCGCAATATTTACGGCTCTAGTTTCTCTAATTACAGTCACTTTTACTTGACCTGGATACGTCATATCTGTTTGTATTTTTTGTGAAATATTAAATGATAAATCCGATGCATTTTGATCGGTCACTTTTTCACTTTCAACAATCACACGTAACTCTCTACCTGCTTGAATAGCATAGGCTTTCTTTACTCCTGTAAATCCAAAAGCAATATCTTCAAGATCTTTTAAACGTTGTATATAACTATCTAACACTTGACGTCTTGCGCCAGGTCTTGCACCAGAAATAGCATCACAAACCTGAATAATCGGAGCCAATAACGATTTCATTTCTATCTCGTCGTGGTGAGCTCCAATAGCATTAATTACGTCGTCTTTCTCTCCATATTTCTCTGCCCACTGCATTCCTAAAATAGCGTGAGGTGTTTCCATATCTGCTTCTGCATCTGGCACTTTACCAATATCGTGTAATAATCCAGCACGCTTAGCTAATTTTGGGTTTAACCCTAATTCTGCTGCCATTATACCACAAAGTTTAGCCACTTCTCGCGAGTGTTGCAGTAAGTTTTGACCGTAAGACGAACGGTATTTCATACGTCCTACCATTTTTATAAGCTCTGGGTGTAAATTATGAATTCCAAGATCGATTACAGTACGTTTACCAACCTCGATAATTTCTTGTTCAATTTGTTTTCTAGTTTTCTTAACAATTTCCTCAATACGTGCTGGGTGAATACGACCGTCTGTTACTAATTTATGTAAGGATAAACGAGCGACCTCACGTCTCACAGAGTCAAAACACGATAAGATAATCGCTTCTGGCGTATCATCAACAATAATTTCTACTCCAGTTGCAGCTTCGATAGCGCGAATGTTTCTACCCTCACGACCAATAATTCGTCCTTTAACATCATCACTTTCAATATTAAATACAGATACACAGTTATCTACTGCTTCTTCAGTACCAATACGCTGAATGGTATTAATAATTATTTTTCTAGCCTCTTGTTGAGCTGTAAGTTTAGACTCTTCAATAGTACTTTGTATAAATGCTAATGCATCATTTTTAGCCTCTCCTTTTAAAGATTCAATTAATTGAGATTTCGCTTCTTCTGCAGACAGACTAGAGATAACTTCTAGTTGTTCAACTTGACTCTTATGCAAGCGCTCTATTTCTTGTTCTTTCTTGTCTAAAAAATCTAACCTATAATTGTAATCTTTTAATTTAGCTTCAAATTCTGCGTTTAATTTTTTATTTTTAGAGAGTTCGTTAGAGACTTGAGATTCTTTATCTCTAGTACGTTTTTCGGCTTCTGCCATCTTTTTATCTCGTCCTAAAATCACTTTTTCGTGTTCTGATTTTAGCTCAATAAATTTTTCTTTTGCTTGTAATATTTTATCTTTTTTAATGGCTTCACCATCTATATTGGCATCTTTAATAATTTTTTGAGCTTCTGCTTTCGCGTCAGACACTATTTTTGATGCG is a window of Formosa sediminum DNA encoding:
- a CDS encoding DUF3050 domain-containing protein — its product is MPYIKRIEAELSVLQHELRHHKLYNVLKTTEDVKLFTENHVYTTWDSMSLLKTLELQFTTYKLPWVPNKNPEIFKFINQIVASEESDVNELGEVKSHFEMYVDCMDEIGANTTLITTFIELIENNIDVNKAANLVYIPEFIKDFIAFTFDIIKTEKPHLMASVFIFGREDIISEKVLNVVKNLETDKTPCTKLAYLLNRYLFLIKEDQRALSYKMLTELCGEDQEKWDEVLSVAKEALKHRKILWDNIYDIILENKENQ
- a CDS encoding DMT family transporter gives rise to the protein MNWITLVIAGLFEVGFAACLAKAKYAEGSIATYWYIGFLLCLMCSMLLLIKATETLPIGTAYAVWTGIGAVGTVLVGIFIFKEPADFWRIFFIATLIISIIGLKFVSHH
- a CDS encoding 1-acyl-sn-glycerol-3-phosphate acyltransferase is translated as MKSLYSFIYFKLLKWKIIGDFPADLKKYMIIAVPHTSWHDFYIGLLLRKIKNTPINFIGKKELFKGVLGWYLRQVGGVSLDRTPGQNKVQTIAKLFDTHEELRLSLAPEGTRKKVDVWKTGFYYIAKEANVPIVMVTFDFGKKQNKISEPFYPTDNMEADFKFMHAFFKDVVGKVPEYSFNND
- a CDS encoding iron-containing alcohol dehydrogenase family protein; amino-acid sequence: MNFKNFPMVSKVVFGRGSFNQLEEILLLKRLNVNAPFIFLVDEVFQGNDKITSRIPLAYEDEVIFISAKEEPKTCQVDALVEYIILKFKDRPSGIIGIGGGTLLDLSKAVSIMLTNEGEAQDYQGWDLVKNPAIYHVGIPTISGTGAEVSRTAVLTGPEKKLGINSDYTPFDQVVLDPELIDNVPTPQWFFTGMDCYIHCIESLNGTYLNAFSQSYGEKALELCREVFLGDHLNTQAAQDKLMMASWHGGMSIAYSQVGIAHAMSYGLSYLLGTKHGIGNCIVFDRLEEFYPEGVKEFKAMKSKFNIDLPQGLCKDLSDKEFNIMIDVALSMVPLWENALGKNWNKTITREKLRSIYEIM
- a CDS encoding HAD family hydrolase, producing MEIDYSKIKVIGFDADDTLWVNETYFREAEVEFGKLLSQFETINKIDQELFKMELQNLPIYGYGIKGFVLSMVEMALELSNNTVSNSTIKAILDIGKDMINKPVELIEGVETVLETLSKTHRLIVITKGDLLDQERKLKQSGLLDYFHHIEVVSDKKEENYSNLLNHLKVSPEEFLMVGNSLKSDILPLIHINAQAIHIPFHTTWVHEQVSDQDIKGKSYRTVQNITDLLPFFK
- the kdsB gene encoding 3-deoxy-manno-octulosonate cytidylyltransferase gives rise to the protein MKIISMIPARYSASRFPGKLMQDLGGKTVILRTYEATVATQLFDDVIVVTDSEIIYNEIVNNGGKAMMSIKEHECGSDRIAEAVADLDVDIVVNVQGDEPFTDVESLSKLIEAFKNDPEKQIDLASLMVHITDQDEINNPNTVKVIVDNFNFALYFSRSPIPYPRDKSVAVKYFKHKGVYAFRKDAILDFYTLPMKPLEASEKIECIRYLEYGKRIKMVETDVQGVEIDTPEDLERAKKIWK
- a CDS encoding DUF937 domain-containing protein; translation: MSGILDLLNSDLGKSVVSGLAGQTGQDSSKTSDLLTMALPVLTQAMTRNAQASPEGADSLLNALSGKHDGSILDNLEGFFNGGVDESEVADGGNILNHVLGDKQQNVELALSQKSGIDASTVSQILKMATPLLMGYLAKQKNENNVSNSSDLGSMLGGLVQGNSAQGEQSFIESMLDADGDGSIVDDVAGMFLDSNSSKNNGGGIAGMLGDLMK
- a CDS encoding DUF6146 family protein, with the protein product MKNIFYILLITICCIGCNTSKKNIQKATNSETLNLTKNDTVRIENDSLEYEIIIIEPGFNSWLKSTAKPEGYYTQQYLETKNYMLVTEWNNRVSNPQRFDPNLYELRIDYRPNIDYGYEVNYKMYNYFIYFQLKYKQRLSSSIPRI
- a CDS encoding DUF6787 family protein; translation: MKKFKQHWEITKNRQLLFPVFGILILIYSAFKIGRSFIGNDQILLLILSTAILTFLLLKVFLFLFKKLEDKWVLNYRWEIIRVFMVFAVTGSSSVFVGRPIITWLGITKDNLNPVLYWTLYILVGIIFYQILLVFFGWLFGQFEFFWKFEKKMLRRFGFKRFVD
- the folE gene encoding GTP cyclohydrolase I FolE, translating into MSYKHYEEYNLEITDEIKSQYKNIINNIGEDVSREGLQKTPERASKAMQFLTQGYDLDAAEILKGAMFEEAYNEMVIVKNIELYSLCEHHLLPFFGKAHIAYIPNGHIVGLSKLPRIVDVFARRLQVQERLTKQILDCINDTLKPQGVAVVIEASHMCMMMRGVQKQNSVTTTSGFRGQFEKIETRNEFLKLISQDLS